The following proteins are encoded in a genomic region of Saccharopolyspora antimicrobica:
- a CDS encoding PAC2 family protein codes for MSEKQDFPQLENPIVICGFEGWNDAGDAASSAIEHLQLIWDAEPLSEIDPDPYYDFQVTRPTVKLVDGITRQVTWPTTRLSVCRPPGCAHDVVLVHGIEPNMRWRAFCTELVEQIERIGAHTVVTLGALLADAPHTRPVPVSGAAYDADSAARYGLERSRYEGPTGIVGIFQDACVQAGIPAISFWAAVPHYVSQPPSPKATLALLHRVEDALDVEVPLGNLPEQAEEWEQTVSEMAEEDEDVRNYVRALEERGDAEVKLTETSGDAIAAEFERYLRRRGPGGKGPLGPGPG; via the coding sequence GTGAGCGAGAAGCAGGACTTTCCGCAGCTGGAGAACCCCATCGTAATTTGTGGTTTCGAGGGGTGGAACGACGCGGGCGATGCCGCCAGTTCTGCGATCGAGCACCTGCAGCTCATCTGGGACGCCGAACCGCTGAGCGAGATCGACCCGGACCCGTACTACGACTTCCAGGTCACCCGCCCCACGGTCAAGCTGGTCGACGGCATCACCCGCCAGGTCACCTGGCCGACCACGCGGCTGTCGGTCTGCCGCCCGCCGGGCTGCGCGCACGACGTGGTGCTGGTGCACGGCATCGAACCGAACATGCGGTGGCGGGCCTTCTGCACCGAGCTCGTCGAGCAGATCGAGCGGATCGGCGCGCACACCGTGGTGACGCTGGGCGCGCTGCTCGCCGACGCCCCGCACACCCGGCCGGTGCCGGTCAGCGGCGCGGCCTACGACGCCGACTCGGCGGCCCGCTACGGCCTGGAGCGCTCCCGCTACGAGGGCCCGACGGGCATCGTCGGGATCTTCCAGGACGCCTGCGTGCAGGCCGGCATCCCGGCGATCTCGTTCTGGGCGGCGGTGCCGCACTACGTCTCGCAGCCGCCGTCGCCGAAGGCGACGCTGGCGCTGCTGCACCGCGTGGAGGACGCCCTCGACGTGGAGGTGCCGCTGGGCAACCTGCCCGAGCAGGCCGAGGAGTGGGAGCAGACGGTCAGCGAGATGGCCGAGGAGGACGAGGACGTCCGCAACTACGTCCGCGCCCTGGAGGAGCGCGGCGACGCCGAGGTCAAGCTGACCGAGACCAGCGGCGATGCGATCGCGGCGGAGTTCGAGCGCTACCTCCGCCGCCGCGGCCCGGGCGGCAAGGGCCCCCTCGGCCCCGGCCCGGGCTGA
- a CDS encoding HAD family hydrolase gives MTRDAGPNSPAAVLFDMDGTLVDSEKLWSIALDDYAAHRGGALTDATREAMVGSNMTRSMRMLLTDVGVAATDAEIAAAASWVAERMAELFAGGLPWRPGAQEALRRARALGVPVALVTSTIRSLTEMALETLGRDSFDLTVCGDEVDGRNKPDPEPYLKAARLLGVDPAACVAIEDSPTGVASAEAAGCLVIAIPCEVPLAPGPHRVLRDSLADVDFDALGELFTRAA, from the coding sequence GTGACCCGCGACGCCGGTCCGAACTCGCCCGCCGCCGTCCTGTTCGACATGGACGGCACGCTCGTCGACTCCGAGAAGCTGTGGTCGATCGCGCTGGACGACTACGCCGCGCATCGCGGGGGCGCGCTCACCGACGCCACCAGGGAAGCCATGGTCGGCTCGAACATGACGCGCAGCATGCGGATGCTGCTGACCGACGTCGGCGTCGCGGCCACCGATGCCGAGATCGCCGCGGCCGCGAGCTGGGTGGCCGAGCGGATGGCGGAGCTGTTCGCAGGCGGCCTGCCGTGGCGGCCGGGCGCGCAGGAGGCGTTGCGCCGGGCGCGGGCGCTGGGCGTGCCGGTCGCGCTGGTGACCTCCACAATCCGCTCGCTCACCGAGATGGCGCTGGAGACCCTGGGGCGCGACTCCTTCGACCTCACCGTCTGCGGTGACGAGGTCGACGGGCGCAACAAGCCCGATCCCGAGCCGTACCTGAAGGCCGCGCGGCTGCTGGGCGTGGACCCGGCCGCCTGCGTCGCCATCGAGGACTCGCCGACCGGCGTGGCCAGCGCGGAAGCCGCCGGCTGCCTGGTGATCGCCATCCCGTGCGAGGTGCCGCTGGCGCCCGGCCCGCACCGGGTGCTGCGCGATTCCCTGGCCGACGTCGACTTCGACGCGCTCGGCGAGCTGTTCACCCGAGCCGCGTGA
- a CDS encoding lysylphosphatidylglycerol synthase domain-containing protein has product MDHARPSPNGENGISPRSRLRLSIGRRPRDLAQLGLVGGLLALSVLLVLVPVNPVELAIYDQLGRIPAVSDPLWVVLSWLGTWAGIAGVTAVAAYAGWIRVALLSAASGAVTWALALLMHEVLGLHQVSSAGLFPFPAEEVAVVAVLVVVVAPYLGGYARSAGWVLTALVGVAVVHLGGHLPLAAVGGALLGWGVGTLFHVVWGAPGRRVSDLIVRDELEQAGLAPRSIVALRHRFLEPREFAVRTEEGTTLRVKVVRRMSRRAGAWYKIKRLLALLDVQDEPRLSTPHHEVEHEAYVTLLAERAGVRTPPVVLACDVEHAPALLVVRQVPGRRLSELSAAEIDDELLAEIWAQLGALARARIAHHDLRAKNVLVDEQKRPWLLSFTFSHAGAGAARCARDLAEALVSIASVVGAERAVRSAISALPTEQLEGALRNLLPMALPRRIRAQAQHGRFLMSEVREALADGLGQPIPGFRSPVRPVTVIGLLLIGAAVYLLLPELSSMDEVLLAARHADWGWLAVAVLTGFLAILLSSISVQGSSRVPLPFWRTLAVQVAAAFTGRTTPGGAGFFGINVVYMERLGLRRPLAVGVTLLNQAGTGAVAFVVAVIGVFAIGLSGTFTRLSFPAGWPVLVATVAVLVTAAAVLASPFGRRRIVAPSLEVGRELLDTLRHPVRALQLFGGGLGYLVVSGLGLAACLAALHLEFSWVAVTVVFIIGNTLGHLVPSPGGLGAVEAVLLAGLSAMGIPATAAVTAVLLSRLLTYWLPVLPGIAVFRFLQHEGVI; this is encoded by the coding sequence GTGGACCACGCCAGGCCGTCACCGAACGGGGAGAACGGGATCTCCCCGCGATCGCGGTTGCGGCTGTCCATCGGCAGGCGGCCGCGCGATCTCGCGCAGCTCGGCCTGGTCGGCGGCCTGCTGGCGCTGAGCGTGCTGCTCGTGCTGGTGCCGGTGAACCCGGTGGAGCTGGCGATCTACGACCAGCTGGGCCGGATCCCGGCGGTGTCCGATCCGCTGTGGGTGGTGCTGAGCTGGCTCGGTACGTGGGCGGGCATCGCCGGGGTGACCGCGGTGGCGGCCTACGCCGGCTGGATCCGGGTGGCGCTGCTGTCCGCGGCCTCGGGCGCGGTGACCTGGGCGTTGGCGCTGCTCATGCACGAGGTGCTCGGGTTGCACCAGGTGTCCTCGGCCGGGCTGTTCCCGTTCCCGGCCGAGGAGGTGGCCGTCGTGGCGGTGCTGGTCGTGGTCGTCGCGCCCTACCTGGGCGGATACGCCCGCTCCGCCGGGTGGGTGCTGACGGCGCTCGTCGGCGTCGCCGTGGTGCACCTGGGCGGGCACCTGCCGCTGGCGGCGGTGGGCGGGGCGCTGCTGGGCTGGGGCGTCGGGACGCTGTTCCACGTGGTGTGGGGCGCTCCGGGACGCCGGGTCTCCGACCTGATCGTCCGGGACGAGCTGGAGCAGGCCGGGCTCGCGCCGCGCTCGATCGTCGCGCTGCGGCACCGGTTCCTGGAACCGCGCGAGTTCGCCGTGCGCACCGAGGAGGGGACGACGCTGCGGGTCAAGGTGGTGCGGCGGATGAGCCGTCGCGCCGGGGCCTGGTACAAGATCAAGCGGCTGCTCGCGCTGCTGGACGTCCAGGACGAACCGCGGCTGTCGACACCGCACCACGAGGTCGAGCACGAGGCGTACGTGACGCTGCTGGCCGAGCGCGCCGGGGTGCGCACGCCGCCGGTGGTGCTGGCCTGCGACGTCGAGCACGCACCCGCGCTGCTGGTGGTGCGGCAGGTGCCGGGGCGGCGCCTCTCGGAGCTGAGCGCGGCGGAGATCGACGACGAGCTGCTGGCGGAGATCTGGGCGCAGCTCGGCGCGCTGGCCCGCGCGCGCATCGCCCACCACGACCTGCGGGCGAAGAACGTCCTGGTCGACGAGCAGAAGCGGCCGTGGCTGCTCAGCTTCACCTTCAGCCACGCCGGAGCCGGTGCGGCGCGCTGCGCGCGGGACCTGGCCGAGGCGCTGGTGTCGATCGCGTCGGTGGTGGGCGCGGAGCGCGCGGTGCGCTCGGCGATCAGCGCGCTGCCCACCGAGCAGCTGGAAGGGGCGCTGCGCAACCTGCTGCCGATGGCGCTGCCGAGGCGCATCCGCGCGCAGGCGCAGCACGGGCGCTTCCTGATGTCCGAGGTGCGCGAGGCGCTGGCCGACGGGCTCGGGCAGCCGATCCCGGGCTTCCGCTCGCCGGTCCGCCCGGTCACCGTGATCGGGCTGCTGCTCATCGGCGCCGCCGTCTACCTGCTGCTGCCGGAGCTGTCGAGCATGGACGAGGTGCTCCTGGCGGCCCGCCACGCCGACTGGGGCTGGCTGGCGGTGGCGGTGCTGACCGGCTTCCTCGCGATCCTGCTGTCGTCGATCTCGGTGCAGGGCTCCAGCCGGGTGCCGCTGCCGTTCTGGCGCACCCTGGCGGTGCAGGTGGCCGCCGCGTTCACCGGCCGCACCACGCCGGGCGGCGCCGGGTTCTTCGGGATCAACGTGGTGTACATGGAGCGGCTCGGCCTGCGCCGGCCGCTCGCGGTCGGGGTGACGCTGCTGAACCAGGCGGGCACCGGCGCGGTGGCGTTCGTGGTGGCCGTGATCGGGGTGTTCGCGATCGGCCTGTCCGGCACCTTCACCCGGCTGTCGTTCCCGGCGGGCTGGCCGGTGCTGGTGGCGACGGTCGCGGTGCTGGTGACCGCCGCCGCGGTGCTGGCCTCGCCGTTCGGGCGGCGGCGGATCGTGGCGCCCTCGCTCGAAGTCGGCCGGGAGCTGCTGGACACGCTGCGGCACCCGGTCCGGGCGCTGCAGCTGTTCGGCGGCGGTCTGGGCTACCTGGTGGTGTCGGGGCTGGGCCTGGCCGCCTGCCTGGCCGCGCTGCACCTGGAGTTCTCCTGGGTGGCGGTGACGGTCGTGTTCATCATCGGCAACACGCTCGGGCACCTGGTGCCCTCGCCCGGTGGCCTGGGCGCGGTGGAGGCCGTGCTGCTCGCGGGCCTGAGCGCGATGGGGATCCCGGCGACGGCGGCGGTCACCGCGGTGCTGCTCTCCCGCCTGCTGACCTACTGGCTGCCGGTCCTGCCCGGCATCGCGGTGTTCCGCTTCCTCCAGCACGAGGGCGTCATCTGA
- a CDS encoding chitinase: MSRIRTALAALAGLVLAAAPASAATEPAATEPAATEPAAIPGHALVGYLHASFANGSGYVRMADVPAEWDVIDLAFAEPTSPTSGQLEFTRCQAAECPNVESDEEFLAGIRAKQAEGKKVLLSVGGANGQVRLETAAARDAFVSSAAAIIDRWGLDGIDIDFEGHSLELAPGDTDLKNPTTPVVVNLISALRTLNDRYGPDFVLTMAPETFFVQVGYQHYGGGTGADPRAGAYLPVIDALRADLDLLHVQNYNSGPVMGLDGQYHTMGNADFHVAMIDMLLTGFPLAGNPDNTFAPLAPEQVAIGLPAANPAGNGFTPVPEVHKALDCLRAGTGCGPYEPHGTYPKLRGLMAWSINWDVYHENEFAEAHDAYAAR; the protein is encoded by the coding sequence ATGTCACGGATCCGCACCGCGCTCGCCGCGCTGGCGGGGCTCGTCCTCGCCGCCGCGCCTGCCTCCGCCGCCACCGAACCCGCCGCCACCGAACCCGCCGCCACCGAACCCGCCGCCATCCCCGGCCACGCCCTGGTCGGCTACCTGCACGCCAGCTTCGCCAACGGCTCCGGCTACGTGCGCATGGCCGACGTGCCCGCCGAGTGGGACGTCATCGACCTCGCCTTCGCCGAGCCGACCTCGCCCACCTCCGGCCAGCTGGAGTTCACCCGCTGCCAGGCCGCCGAGTGCCCGAACGTGGAGAGCGACGAGGAGTTCCTCGCCGGGATCCGCGCCAAGCAGGCCGAGGGCAAGAAGGTGCTGCTGTCGGTCGGCGGCGCCAACGGCCAGGTGCGGCTGGAGACCGCCGCCGCGCGCGATGCGTTCGTCTCCTCGGCGGCGGCGATCATCGACCGCTGGGGCCTGGACGGCATCGACATCGACTTCGAGGGCCACTCGCTGGAACTCGCGCCCGGCGACACCGATCTGAAGAACCCGACCACCCCGGTGGTGGTCAACCTGATCAGCGCGCTGCGCACCCTCAACGACCGCTACGGCCCCGACTTCGTGCTGACCATGGCACCGGAGACGTTCTTCGTGCAGGTCGGCTACCAGCACTACGGCGGCGGCACCGGCGCCGACCCGCGCGCGGGCGCGTACCTGCCGGTGATCGACGCGCTGCGCGCGGACCTGGACCTGCTGCACGTGCAGAACTACAACTCCGGCCCGGTGATGGGCCTGGACGGCCAGTACCACACGATGGGCAACGCGGACTTCCACGTGGCGATGATCGACATGCTGCTGACCGGTTTCCCGCTGGCGGGCAACCCGGACAACACCTTCGCCCCGCTGGCGCCCGAGCAGGTCGCGATCGGCCTGCCCGCGGCCAACCCGGCGGGCAACGGCTTCACCCCGGTCCCGGAGGTCCACAAGGCGCTCGACTGCCTGCGCGCGGGAACCGGCTGCGGCCCCTACGAGCCGCACGGCACCTACCCGAAGCTGCGCGGCCTGATGGCCTGGTCGATCAACTGGGACGTCTACCACGAGAACGAGTTCGCCGAGGCCCACGACGCCTACGCGGCCCGATGA
- a CDS encoding phosphoribosyl-ATP diphosphatase → MKTFDELFAELQERASTRPEGSSTVAALDAGVHAQGKKVLEEAGEVWLAAEHESDEQLAEEISQLLYRLQVIMLGRGLSLQDVYRYL, encoded by the coding sequence GTGAAGACCTTCGACGAGTTGTTCGCCGAACTGCAGGAACGCGCCAGCACCCGACCGGAGGGCTCGTCGACGGTGGCCGCGCTCGACGCCGGGGTGCACGCGCAGGGCAAGAAGGTGCTCGAGGAGGCCGGCGAGGTGTGGCTGGCCGCCGAGCACGAGTCCGACGAGCAGCTGGCCGAGGAGATCTCGCAGCTGCTGTACCGCCTCCAGGTGATCATGCTGGGGCGCGGCTTGTCCCTCCAGGACGTCTACCGCTACCTGTGA